A genome region from Alphaproteobacteria bacterium includes the following:
- a CDS encoding DUF1849 family protein, translating to MPFRPLQFKFAHAIVALGLMACPLSPAIAAAGVTAPATLKADDIALAGHKALYDFRMTSVQSGAGISGIRGKMYYEQADSCEAWTTDHRFNVEYQYPERRPVENTSHYVAFESKDARQFYYSSEREENGLTIEQLRGAVKPNADGTAKADFSRPDDLSFDLPKGYLLPTQHTAEVIKHAKAGDKFFTAPMFDGTDADGPVEINTFIGKKLTEDELKKISTGNAKIDASLITGDAWRVRMAVFPLKEEKGMSPSYEMDLILHSNGIVSWSLVDYHAFKVEQKLVALEKLPAKSCN from the coding sequence ATGCCGTTCCGTCCTCTGCAATTCAAGTTTGCCCATGCCATCGTCGCGCTCGGCCTGATGGCCTGCCCGCTGTCACCTGCGATCGCCGCCGCCGGCGTGACCGCGCCCGCGACGCTGAAGGCCGACGACATTGCGCTGGCGGGGCACAAGGCGCTGTATGATTTCCGCATGACATCCGTGCAGTCGGGCGCAGGCATTTCCGGCATTCGCGGCAAGATGTATTACGAACAGGCCGACAGCTGCGAAGCATGGACGACCGATCACCGCTTCAACGTCGAATACCAGTATCCCGAACGCCGCCCCGTCGAAAACACCAGCCATTACGTGGCGTTTGAATCCAAGGACGCGCGCCAGTTTTATTATTCATCGGAGCGCGAGGAAAACGGGCTGACGATCGAACAACTGCGCGGCGCGGTGAAGCCCAATGCCGACGGCACGGCCAAGGCCGATTTTTCGCGCCCCGATGATCTGTCGTTCGACCTGCCCAAGGGGTACCTGCTGCCCACGCAGCACACGGCCGAGGTGATCAAGCACGCCAAAGCGGGCGACAAGTTTTTCACCGCCCCGATGTTCGACGGCACCGATGCCGACGGCCCGGTTGAAATCAACACCTTCATCGGCAAAAAACTGACCGAAGACGAACTGAAAAAAATCTCGACCGGCAACGCGAAAATCGACGCCAGCCTGATAACCGGCGACGCATGGCGCGTGCGCATGGCTGTGTTTCCGCTGAAGGAAGAAAAGGGCATGTCGCCCAGCTATGAAATGGACCTGATCCTGCACAGCAACGGCATCGTCAGCTGGTCGCTGGTCGATTACCACGCCTTCAAAGTCGAACAAAAACTCGTCGCCCTCGAAAAACTCCCGGCGAAGAGCTGTAATTGA
- a CDS encoding GGDEF domain-containing protein, with product MEHELPAILRPAKGKTIQDNAPQTLSRLDDSWRAKGTTVALLKNAYNKIEDAERVIAEQTRRIQQLEEMAATDPLTGLMNRRGFEKFFEGERARIRRGISPGALFALIDLDKFKPLNDRHGHPAGDACLKMVAEVLLTSLRITDGVARFGGDEFALLLTQTAPDAAVTKIETVREALGHMHMTWRGEHITLGASIGTLPVSAHSEYLATYGGVDLMLAADKKRRKAER from the coding sequence ATGGAACATGAACTTCCCGCGATACTCCGCCCCGCCAAGGGCAAGACCATTCAGGATAACGCCCCGCAAACATTATCGCGCCTCGACGATTCATGGCGCGCCAAGGGCACGACCGTCGCGCTGCTGAAAAACGCCTACAATAAAATCGAAGATGCCGAGCGTGTGATTGCGGAGCAAACGCGCCGCATCCAGCAGCTGGAAGAAATGGCCGCGACCGACCCGCTGACGGGGCTCATGAACCGCCGCGGTTTCGAGAAATTTTTCGAAGGCGAGCGCGCACGCATCCGCCGCGGCATTTCGCCGGGCGCGCTGTTCGCGCTGATCGACCTTGATAAATTCAAGCCGCTGAACGACCGCCACGGCCATCCGGCGGGCGACGCCTGCCTGAAGATGGTGGCGGAGGTGCTGCTGACCAGCTTGCGCATCACCGACGGGGTGGCGCGTTTCGGCGGCGACGAATTCGCGCTGCTGCTGACCCAGACCGCGCCGGATGCCGCGGTCACCAAGATCGAAACGGTGCGCGAAGCGCTGGGCCATATGCACATGACATGGCGGGGCGAACACATCACGCTGGGCGCCAGCATCGGCACCCTGCCCGTTTCCGCCCACAGCGAATATCTTGCGACCTATGGCGGCGTCGACCTGATGCTGGCGGCCGACAAGAAGCGGCGCAAGGCAGAGCGTTAA
- a CDS encoding response regulator, whose amino-acid sequence MKKKVMIVEDNELNMKLFDDLLGAHGYDTIKTRDGTKVMDLARTHRPDLIVMDIQLPEVSGLDVTKWLKNDADLKSIPVIAVTAFAMKGDEEKIRQGGCEDYVSKPISIIDFMKTVQKYLEK is encoded by the coding sequence ATGAAAAAGAAGGTCATGATTGTCGAGGATAACGAGCTGAACATGAAGCTCTTCGACGACCTTTTAGGGGCGCATGGTTATGACACAATCAAGACGCGCGACGGCACCAAGGTCATGGATCTGGCGCGCACGCACCGCCCCGACCTGATCGTCATGGATATCCAGCTGCCCGAAGTTTCCGGCCTGGATGTGACGAAATGGCTGAAAAACGATGCCGACCTGAAATCCATCCCCGTCATTGCCGTCACCGCCTTTGCCATGAAGGGCGACGAGGAAAAGATCCGGCAGGGCGGCTGCGAGGATTATGTGTCGAAGCCGATTTCCATCATCGACTTCATGAAAACCGTCCAGAAATACCTCGAAAAGTAA
- a CDS encoding PleD family two-component system response regulator, with product MTARVLVVDDILPNVKLLEAKLSGEYFDVLTATSGAEGIQKAETQSPDIILLDVMMPGMDGFETCARLKANPATAHIPVVMVTALTDATDRVRGLESGADDFLSKPVNDVALMARVRSLVRLKMTVDEWRIRENTANQFGFVGNKGTFLAEPSEKARVMVIEDKSFESDKFVETLKRDEDTVMAVRTGEQAIALAQQNDFDIITVSLNLAGEDGLRLCSHLRSNERTRAIPLLMVGEEGDMKRIAQGLEIGAHDYILRPVDRNELLARVRTQIRRKRYQDRLRSNYETSLSLALTDSLTGLFNRRYLMVHLEKLIKKNAESNKSMCVLMLDIDHFKKINDTHGHQVGDEVLKVFAERIAQRLRSFDLVARLGGEEFVVVLPDISLDMAMQVAERLRVGIAREPFKTSSPHGPVPVSVSIGATLLVGEDIKVEAALARADDELYRAKEGGRNRIYFSGTGLITPETTPESVGDIPPEEKKIV from the coding sequence ATGACCGCACGCGTACTCGTTGTCGATGACATCCTTCCGAACGTCAAGCTGCTTGAGGCCAAGCTAAGCGGCGAATACTTCGACGTGCTGACGGCGACATCGGGCGCGGAAGGCATCCAGAAGGCCGAAACGCAAAGCCCCGACATTATCCTGCTCGATGTGATGATGCCCGGCATGGACGGTTTTGAAACCTGCGCGCGACTGAAGGCGAACCCGGCGACCGCGCATATTCCCGTCGTGATGGTGACCGCGCTGACCGATGCGACCGACCGCGTGCGCGGCCTTGAATCCGGCGCCGATGATTTTCTGTCGAAACCTGTGAACGATGTCGCGCTGATGGCGCGCGTGCGCTCGCTCGTCCGCCTGAAAATGACGGTCGATGAATGGCGCATCCGCGAAAACACCGCCAACCAGTTCGGATTTGTCGGGAACAAGGGCACGTTCCTGGCCGAGCCGTCTGAAAAAGCGCGCGTGATGGTGATCGAGGACAAGTCGTTCGAAAGCGACAAATTCGTCGAAACTCTGAAGCGCGACGAAGACACCGTCATGGCCGTGCGCACCGGCGAGCAGGCCATCGCGCTTGCCCAGCAAAACGATTTTGACATCATCACCGTATCCCTGAACCTTGCGGGCGAAGACGGCTTGCGCCTGTGTTCCCACCTGCGATCCAACGAACGCACGCGCGCCATACCGCTGCTGATGGTGGGCGAAGAAGGCGACATGAAGCGCATCGCGCAGGGGTTGGAAATCGGCGCGCATGACTATATCTTGCGACCGGTCGATCGCAACGAATTGCTGGCTCGTGTCCGCACCCAGATCCGCCGTAAACGGTATCAGGACCGCCTGCGGTCAAACTATGAAACTTCGCTGTCGCTCGCGCTGACCGACAGCCTGACCGGGCTGTTCAACCGCCGTTACCTGATGGTGCATCTTGAAAAGCTCATCAAGAAAAACGCGGAAAGCAACAAATCGATGTGCGTGCTGATGCTCGACATCGACCATTTCAAGAAAATCAACGACACCCACGGCCACCAGGTGGGCGACGAAGTGCTGAAGGTTTTCGCCGAACGCATCGCGCAGCGCCTGCGCAGTTTCGACTTGGTTGCGCGCCTCGGCGGCGAGGAATTTGTTGTCGTGCTGCCCGATATTTCGCTCGATATGGCGATGCAGGTGGCGGAACGCCTGCGCGTCGGTATCGCGCGCGAACCGTTCAAGACCTCCAGCCCGCACGGCCCCGTGCCTGTTTCCGTTTCCATCGGCGCGACGCTGCTGGTGGGCGAGGATATCAAGGTCGAAGCCGCGCTTGCGCGCGCGGATGACGAGTTGTATCGCGCCAAAGAAGGCGGCCGCAACCGCATCTATTTCAGCGGCACCGGCCTGATCACGCCGGAAACCACGCCCGAAAGCGTCGGCGATATTCCGCCGGAAGAAAAAAAGATCGTTTGA